In a single window of the Desulforegula conservatrix Mb1Pa genome:
- a CDS encoding transposase, with protein sequence MAKNMIQFQKGKSIHEFLSEYGTEDKCQDSLFRLRWPHGFSCPNCGGSKFCELKSRDL encoded by the coding sequence ATGGCAAAAAATATGATCCAATTTCAAAAAGGAAAGAGTATTCACGAATTCCTGTCCGAATATGGGACCGAAGATAAGTGCCAAGACTCATTATTCAGACTTAGATGGCCGCATGGTTTTAGTTGTCCGAATTGCGGCGGTTCGAAATTTTGCGAGCTCAAATCAAGAGATCTGTA